A single genomic interval of Cucumis sativus cultivar 9930 chromosome 5, Cucumber_9930_V3, whole genome shotgun sequence harbors:
- the LOC101210845 gene encoding GDSL esterase/lipase At3g27950 gives MNSLKLRHLWALLILGLVGRTVTLFGDAARTCGFPAIYNFGDSNSDTGGISAALNAIQPPNGETFFGHPSGRACDGRLIIDFIAEKLKLPYLSAYLDSLGTSFRHGANFATGGSSIRPGGYSPFHLGIQVSQFIQFKSRTTDLYNRLRSRIRTSIPIEHIARPQEFSKALYTFDIGQNDLAYGYQHSSEEQVRASIPDILDAFCEAVQQLYKEGARYFWVHNTGPIGCLPYSILYNKSPENRDSNGCVKSQNTVSREFNRQLKSQLLKLGKKLPFARIIHVDVYSVKYLLITKAKTQGFVKNPVKFCCGSYYGYHIDCGKREVVNGTVYGNPCEDPSRHISWDGIHYSEAANLWIANHILNGSFSDPPLPVDKACQAPRNA, from the exons ATGAACTCATTGAAGCTTCGCCATCTTTGGGCGCTTCTGATTCTGGGTTTAGTGGGACGGACGGTGACGTTGTTTGGCGACGCCGCGAGGACTTGTGGGTTTCCGGCTATATACAACTTTGGCGACTCGAATTCAGACACAGGAGGAATATCAGCGGCACTCAATGCGATTCAACCACCCAATGGCGAAACCTTCTTTGGACATCCTTCTGGGAGGGCTTGTGATGGTCGTCTCATTATAGACTTTATAG CTGAGAAGCTGAAATTGCCTTACCTGAGTGCATATCTGGACTCATTAGGAACAAGTTTTAGACATGGAGCTAATTTTGCAACAGGAGGTTCGTCAATTCGCCCTGGTGGTTATAGCCCTTTCCATCTTGGCATTCAAGTATCACAGTTCATCCAATTCAAATCTCGCACCACAGATCTATACAATCGACTTCGCTCCCGCA TCAGGACATCAATACCAATTGAACATATTGCAAGGCCCCAGGAGTTTTCAAAGGCGCTATATACGTTTGATATTGGACAGAACGATCTTGCCTACGGTTACCAACACTCATCGGAAGAACAAGTTAGAGCCTCCATTCCAGATATACTAGACGCATTCTGTGAAGCTGTGCAA CAATTGTACAAGGAAGGGGCAAGATATTTCTGGGTGCATAACACAGGTCCCATTGGATGTCTGCCTTACTCTATATTGTATAACAAAAGTCCAGAAAATCGAGATAGCAACGGATGCGTGAAGAGTCAAAACACAGTCTCTCGAGAATTTAATCGGCAGCTGAAGAGTCAGCTGCTAAAGTTGGGGAAAAAGCTTCCTTTTGCTAGAATTATCCACGTAGACGTGTATTCAGTCAAATATCTGCTCATTACCAAAGCAAAAACTCAAG GTTTTGTTAAGAATCCAGTAAAGTTTTGCTGTGGGAGTTACTATGGCTATCATATTGACTGTGGGAAAAGGGAAGTTGTGAATGGAACAGTTTACGGAAATCCTTGCGAAGATCCATCAAGGCATATTAGTTGGGATGGCATACACTACTCTGAGGCTGCAAACTTATGGATTGCTAACCACATTTTGAATGGCTCGTTTTCGGACCCACCATTGCCAGTCGACAAAGCTTGTCAAGCTCCTCGTAATGCATGA